In Halopelagius longus, the following proteins share a genomic window:
- a CDS encoding SRPBCC family protein, with amino-acid sequence MATYSRRTRIDAPLSEVWDFHSRVSGLTTLTPQWMNLRIEAVRGPKGDRDPEKLEQGSQIRMSARPFGVGPRREWTSRIVAREEGAGSAMFRDDMVGGPFESWVHTHRFFADGGETILEDEVEYELPCGPVGRAASPFAVVGFEPMFRERHRRTRALLE; translated from the coding sequence ATGGCGACGTACTCGCGTCGGACGCGCATCGACGCACCGCTCTCGGAGGTATGGGACTTTCACTCGCGAGTCTCCGGACTGACGACGCTGACGCCGCAGTGGATGAATCTCCGCATCGAGGCGGTGCGCGGTCCGAAGGGCGACAGAGACCCCGAGAAACTGGAGCAGGGGTCGCAGATTCGGATGTCCGCGCGGCCGTTCGGCGTCGGTCCACGACGGGAGTGGACCTCTCGCATCGTCGCGCGGGAGGAGGGTGCGGGGAGCGCGATGTTCCGCGACGACATGGTCGGCGGTCCGTTCGAGTCGTGGGTCCACACCCACCGCTTCTTCGCCGACGGCGGGGAGACGATTCTCGAAGACGAAGTCGAGTACGAACTCCCCTGCGGACCGGTCGGGCGCGCCGCGTCGCCGTTCGCCGTCGTCGGCTTCGAGCCGATGTTCCGGGAGCGACACCGACGGACGCGGGCGCTGTTGGAGTGA
- a CDS encoding GIY-YIG nuclease family protein, which produces MDDAETRPVVLDPAAIRAGEDELGIGANEAPPGTYSLVYELNADAGVEVGALGECEFPAGAYAYVGSAHGSNGLGRVERHCRVASGDHEVRHWHVDYLGGHPSTDLAAVVASSNVDVDERSSSGRRGSPGDIECRVARRLGGSSDASPSAVERPLSSPVSGFGSSDCDCDAHLVSGEEVETILSAVVESFEGKE; this is translated from the coding sequence ATGGACGACGCGGAAACTCGGCCGGTCGTCCTCGACCCGGCGGCGATACGCGCGGGCGAAGACGAACTCGGAATCGGCGCGAACGAGGCGCCGCCGGGCACGTACTCGCTCGTGTACGAACTGAACGCGGACGCGGGCGTCGAAGTCGGCGCGTTGGGCGAGTGCGAGTTTCCCGCCGGCGCGTACGCCTACGTCGGGAGCGCGCACGGGTCGAACGGACTCGGGCGGGTCGAACGCCACTGCCGCGTCGCGTCGGGCGACCACGAAGTCCGTCACTGGCACGTCGATTATCTCGGCGGCCACCCCAGCACCGACCTCGCGGCCGTCGTCGCGTCGTCGAACGTCGACGTCGACGAACGGAGTTCGTCGGGCCGCCGAGGTTCCCCCGGCGATATCGAGTGTCGCGTCGCGCGTCGCCTCGGCGGTTCGTCGGACGCCTCCCCGTCTGCGGTCGAACGTCCCCTGTCGTCTCCCGTCTCCGGATTCGGGTCGTCGGACTGCGACTGCGACGCACACCTCGTATCCGGAGAGGAGGTAGAGACGATTCTCTCTGCGGTCGTCGAATCCTTCGAAGGGAAAGAGTAG
- a CDS encoding DCC1-like thiol-disulfide oxidoreductase family protein: protein MDEYDAVLIYDGECAYCSIAAKALRRLDRVGAISWYDDASQAFLETQFGETPFAMFLVDRSEGRVYAGGAAAQELADRAGTPGIVGALVRDNYDRIAATVGAVSGRGRDPDDYHETYPLVEEAEGLFDELVEGAEERPDALS from the coding sequence ATGGACGAGTACGACGCCGTGCTGATATACGACGGCGAGTGCGCCTACTGCTCCATCGCGGCGAAGGCGCTTCGCCGACTGGACCGCGTCGGCGCGATTTCGTGGTACGACGACGCGTCGCAGGCGTTCTTGGAGACGCAGTTCGGCGAGACGCCGTTCGCCATGTTTCTCGTGGACCGCAGCGAGGGACGGGTGTACGCCGGCGGGGCCGCCGCGCAGGAACTGGCCGACCGCGCCGGAACGCCCGGAATCGTGGGCGCTCTCGTCCGCGACAACTACGACCGCATCGCCGCCACCGTCGGCGCGGTCAGCGGACGCGGCCGCGACCCCGACGACTACCACGAGACGTACCCGCTGGTAGAAGAGGCGGAGGGCCTGTTCGACGAACTCGTCGAAGGGGCAGAGGAGCGACCGGACGCCCTCTCGTGA
- a CDS encoding HMG-box domain-containing protein, producing MTDTYVCPYCGATEHREYRVRLILLTCPECGENGRFLNEELVEVLDEIPDDELPEEWSELPADQRLHRAMERGLVDSDRLQLL from the coding sequence GTGACCGATACGTACGTGTGCCCGTACTGCGGCGCGACGGAACACCGCGAGTACCGCGTTCGACTCATCCTCCTGACCTGCCCGGAGTGCGGCGAGAACGGGCGATTCCTCAACGAGGAACTCGTGGAAGTCCTCGACGAGATTCCCGACGACGAACTGCCGGAGGAGTGGTCCGAACTCCCCGCAGACCAGCGACTCCACCGCGCGATGGAGCGAGGGTTGGTCGATTCGGACCGCCTCCAACTGCTGTAA
- a CDS encoding glycoside hydrolase family 15 protein, translating to MRLRTALNDYKRDRGDRRFPEECPTADGAFSGHGDRLVHVGDDGSLRDYSSSLSGLYGIDRSRFGIEAGGETHWFDDLEPVRQHYYRESTLVETEYDAGEFTVHQYDLTLGRAHVTHVELRGAIPTDAHLTAFLTFAPEGRETRVGRLIHERGGPEGTQAVEVFHRDEHDYVTASTGLDDVRGQVPERFEEVLSEEAFEFPREAVLEQYEDTHLSGDIVVSAPLERAGRGAQTTLVTQLSNHRELTRERALEDLRNCALQHSTADDIRAAARERAEVSVPEHVPREGIVRSDLRALSLLTAPSGSHIAAPEFDPFYSHTGGYGYTWFRDDAELSRYLLGADDLLDLELTDSLATTARFFCETQLDDGTWPQRAWAVDGSIAPGWAHARVEGSEKPEYQADQTASVVAFLASLLRSRRGDLDSGLAREVERTIARGVEGLDDSLEDDGLPEECQNAWENMVGRFSHTAATFLQAYASVARAPVGDELADHARAQADAVFEGLDLLWDEGYEVYGLRLRGGELDSRLDSGSFALVDAVAEYDEIAEVPEETLDKLASHMDIALSDLYRESDDGEVRGLIRFEDDYWRTAEQDDEKVWSVATAWGANAAADLAVLLDSYDRGTEADAFLERAASLYELLREDGPFTTPAGYLAEQVFDDGSFDSATPLGWSHALRLHATALLHEHDALPAPKPAPSGPEHRPRWTTGEKYGVGTVADHTSEDPSRLWFTLTEGALTEVRFPRVDLMNLRTLDFLVADADDDSTYTARTHNETRRDDDADTIERTAEMVEDEALCYRHTVTETGDGRGHEWTLTVEYVTDPEHDALLADVSFESDDDNEYELYSVADTALVNTGATDRALRLGQMGTYHLVARDADAYDQRGETEPLLIDEEGEEYSVALAMTSAGRFDWATVGVAGSEHLAGLFSEGDLPTPQDGVDNENVVLVGRIGIGNRLSETLALGFAENADTAAALGEAAGALTRGYETAYRAYCDSWADFLADKELPVAVADDEELANQYRACLMTLRAVEDKTFLGAGIASPSVPWGEAVTAEEAKGYGYNFVWSRDLYQVFTVFEAVGDVQTAIDALEYIYEFQQDERGFIPQNTYLNGRTRWGGEQMDNISFPSVMAYMLAENGVEFDDVDYDYVNVKRSADYVARNGPPTAQERWEEEAGYSPSSIAAEIAGLACAASVAIDEGHDADALIWLALADDWTERVEEWCATTTGTERHEHTPYYVRVTRDGDPDAGHLRTLANNGPTLDEREIIDGGFLELTRLGIKPHDDEVIENSVREMDDTIRVDTPHGPAFYRYNGDGYGERERGDEGAPWSIESKGKGRLWPIFTGERGEYELLAGTDEGPLSPENLLRTMAGFANSGRMLAEQVWDREHATDYNWEFGEGTGAATPLAWSMAQFVRLAHGVEAGEPVETPAFVRRRYVDTDRPKPPKLQVSTRFRGDKLVVSGQTDGEVVAVKTPSETVLVEPEEGRFEVRPDIEYGENQITVAAATHRDLTAAGTNVTRFTL from the coding sequence ATGAGACTTCGGACCGCGCTCAATGATTATAAGCGCGACCGCGGCGACCGGCGCTTCCCAGAGGAGTGCCCCACCGCCGATGGCGCGTTCTCCGGTCACGGGGACAGACTCGTCCACGTCGGCGACGACGGGTCTCTTCGCGACTACTCGTCTTCGCTCTCCGGTCTGTACGGCATCGACCGGTCTCGGTTCGGCATCGAAGCCGGCGGCGAGACGCACTGGTTCGACGACCTCGAACCGGTTCGTCAGCACTACTACCGCGAATCGACCCTCGTGGAGACGGAGTACGACGCCGGCGAGTTCACCGTCCACCAGTACGACCTGACGCTCGGACGGGCGCACGTCACCCACGTCGAACTCCGCGGCGCGATTCCGACGGACGCCCACCTGACCGCGTTTCTCACGTTCGCCCCCGAGGGCCGGGAGACGCGCGTCGGTCGCCTCATCCACGAACGCGGCGGTCCGGAGGGCACGCAGGCCGTCGAGGTGTTCCACCGGGACGAACACGACTACGTCACCGCCTCGACCGGCCTCGACGACGTTCGCGGACAGGTGCCCGAACGGTTCGAGGAGGTGCTCTCCGAGGAGGCGTTCGAGTTCCCCCGCGAGGCCGTCCTCGAACAGTACGAGGACACCCACCTGAGCGGCGACATCGTCGTCTCCGCCCCCCTCGAACGGGCCGGACGCGGCGCACAGACAACGCTCGTCACGCAACTTTCGAACCACCGGGAACTGACGCGGGAACGGGCGTTAGAAGACCTCAGAAACTGCGCGCTCCAGCACTCCACCGCCGACGACATCCGCGCGGCGGCGCGGGAACGGGCGGAGGTGTCCGTCCCCGAACACGTCCCCCGCGAGGGGATAGTGCGCTCGGACCTCCGTGCGCTGTCGCTCCTGACGGCCCCCTCGGGGTCGCACATCGCCGCCCCCGAGTTCGACCCCTTCTACTCGCACACCGGCGGGTACGGCTACACGTGGTTCCGCGACGACGCCGAACTGTCGCGGTACCTCCTCGGGGCCGACGACCTGTTGGACCTCGAACTGACCGACAGTCTGGCGACGACGGCGCGGTTCTTCTGCGAGACGCAACTCGACGACGGGACGTGGCCCCAACGGGCGTGGGCGGTCGACGGGTCCATCGCGCCCGGGTGGGCGCACGCCCGCGTCGAAGGCTCCGAGAAGCCGGAGTATCAGGCCGACCAGACGGCCAGCGTCGTCGCCTTCCTCGCCTCCCTGCTTCGCTCCCGGCGCGGCGACCTCGATTCGGGCCTCGCCCGCGAGGTCGAACGGACGATAGCGCGCGGCGTCGAGGGACTCGACGACTCCCTCGAAGACGACGGCCTGCCGGAGGAGTGCCAGAACGCTTGGGAGAACATGGTCGGCCGCTTCAGTCACACGGCCGCCACCTTCCTGCAGGCGTACGCGTCCGTCGCTCGTGCACCCGTCGGCGACGAACTGGCCGACCACGCGCGGGCGCAAGCCGACGCGGTGTTCGAGGGACTGGACCTCCTGTGGGACGAGGGCTACGAGGTGTACGGACTCCGCCTGCGCGGGGGCGAACTCGACTCCCGCCTCGACTCGGGGTCGTTCGCCTTGGTGGACGCCGTCGCGGAGTACGACGAAATCGCCGAGGTGCCCGAGGAGACGCTCGATAAGCTGGCGTCGCACATGGACATCGCGCTGTCGGACCTCTATCGGGAGTCCGACGACGGCGAGGTTCGCGGGTTGATTCGCTTCGAGGACGACTACTGGCGCACCGCGGAACAGGACGACGAGAAAGTGTGGTCCGTCGCCACCGCGTGGGGGGCGAACGCCGCCGCGGACCTCGCGGTTCTCCTGGATTCGTACGACCGAGGGACGGAGGCCGACGCCTTCCTCGAACGGGCCGCGAGCCTGTACGAACTCCTGCGCGAGGACGGTCCGTTCACGACGCCCGCGGGCTACCTCGCCGAGCAGGTGTTCGACGACGGGTCGTTCGATAGCGCGACGCCGTTAGGGTGGTCGCACGCCCTCCGCCTGCACGCGACGGCGTTGCTCCACGAGCACGACGCGCTTCCCGCGCCGAAACCCGCGCCCTCGGGGCCGGAACACCGGCCGCGGTGGACGACGGGCGAGAAGTACGGCGTCGGCACCGTCGCCGACCACACGTCCGAGGACCCCTCGCGCCTGTGGTTCACGCTGACCGAGGGAGCGCTGACGGAGGTGCGCTTCCCGCGGGTTGACCTGATGAACCTGCGGACGCTGGATTTCCTCGTCGCGGACGCCGACGACGACTCGACGTACACCGCGCGGACGCACAACGAGACCCGGCGCGACGACGACGCGGACACCATCGAGCGCACCGCCGAGATGGTCGAAGACGAGGCGCTCTGCTACCGACACACGGTCACCGAGACGGGCGACGGGCGCGGCCACGAGTGGACGCTCACCGTCGAGTACGTCACCGACCCGGAACACGACGCGTTGCTCGCGGACGTGAGCTTCGAGTCCGACGACGACAACGAGTACGAACTGTACTCCGTCGCCGACACCGCACTCGTGAACACGGGCGCGACGGACCGAGCGCTCCGCCTCGGGCAGATGGGGACGTACCACCTCGTCGCCCGCGACGCCGACGCGTACGACCAACGGGGCGAGACGGAACCGCTCCTCATCGACGAGGAGGGCGAGGAGTACAGCGTCGCCTTGGCGATGACCTCCGCCGGGCGGTTCGACTGGGCCACCGTCGGCGTCGCCGGGTCCGAGCACCTCGCCGGACTGTTCTCGGAGGGTGACCTGCCGACGCCGCAGGACGGCGTGGACAACGAGAACGTCGTCCTCGTCGGCCGCATCGGCATCGGAAACCGCCTGTCCGAGACGCTGGCGCTCGGATTCGCAGAGAACGCAGACACCGCGGCCGCACTCGGCGAGGCGGCGGGCGCGCTCACCCGCGGGTACGAGACGGCGTACCGGGCGTACTGCGACTCGTGGGCCGACTTCCTCGCGGACAAGGAACTGCCGGTCGCCGTCGCCGACGACGAGGAGTTGGCGAACCAGTACCGCGCCTGTCTCATGACGCTCCGCGCCGTCGAGGACAAGACGTTCCTCGGCGCGGGCATCGCCTCGCCGTCGGTGCCGTGGGGCGAGGCGGTCACCGCCGAGGAGGCGAAGGGGTACGGTTACAACTTCGTCTGGTCGCGCGACCTGTATCAGGTGTTCACCGTCTTCGAGGCCGTCGGCGACGTGCAGACGGCCATCGACGCCCTCGAGTACATCTACGAGTTCCAGCAGGACGAACGCGGATTCATCCCGCAGAACACCTACCTGAACGGGCGGACCCGGTGGGGCGGCGAGCAGATGGACAACATCTCCTTCCCGTCGGTGATGGCGTACATGCTCGCGGAGAACGGCGTCGAGTTCGACGACGTGGACTACGACTACGTGAACGTCAAGCGCTCCGCCGACTACGTGGCGCGGAACGGCCCGCCGACGGCCCAAGAGCGCTGGGAGGAGGAGGCGGGCTACTCGCCCTCCTCCATCGCCGCGGAGATAGCCGGCCTCGCCTGCGCCGCCTCCGTCGCCATCGACGAGGGACACGACGCCGACGCCCTCATCTGGTTGGCGCTGGCGGACGACTGGACCGAACGCGTCGAGGAGTGGTGCGCGACGACGACCGGAACCGAACGCCACGAGCACACGCCGTACTACGTCCGCGTCACCCGCGACGGCGACCCCGACGCCGGACACCTCCGGACGCTGGCGAACAACGGGCCGACGCTGGACGAACGCGAGATCATCGACGGCGGGTTCCTCGAACTCACCCGCCTCGGCATCAAACCCCACGACGACGAGGTGATAGAGAACTCCGTCCGCGAGATGGACGACACGATTCGCGTCGATACGCCGCACGGACCGGCGTTCTACCGCTACAACGGCGACGGCTACGGCGAACGCGAACGCGGCGACGAGGGCGCACCGTGGTCCATCGAGTCGAAGGGGAAGGGCCGACTCTGGCCCATCTTCACGGGCGAACGCGGCGAGTACGAACTCCTCGCCGGCACCGACGAGGGACCGCTCTCCCCCGAGAACCTCCTCCGGACGATGGCCGGGTTCGCAAACTCCGGTCGGATGTTGGCCGAACAGGTGTGGGACCGCGAACACGCCACCGACTACAACTGGGAGTTCGGCGAGGGCACCGGCGCGGCGACGCCCCTCGCGTGGTCGATGGCGCAGTTCGTCCGCCTCGCGCACGGCGTCGAGGCCGGCGAACCCGTCGAGACGCCCGCGTTCGTCCGCCGCCGGTACGTCGATACCGACCGGCCGAAGCCCCCGAAACTGCAGGTCAGCACCCGATTCAGGGGCGACAAACTCGTCGTCTCCGGACAGACCGACGGCGAAGTCGTCGCGGTGAAGACGCCGAGCGAGACTGTGCTCGTCGAACCCGAGGAGGGGCGGTTCGAGGTTCGCCCCGACATCGAGTACGGCGAGAACCAGATAACCGTCGCGGCGGCGACGCACCGCGACCTGACCGCGGCGGGGACGAACGTCACTCGGTTCACCCTCTGA
- the malA gene encoding alpha-amylase MalA, translating to MAVGETVQLAPRDPDPDASYRWRVQSAPVGSHLELGDEPVVDFAPDAAGKFVVELDAPDGTHELTLRVFQGDKVPVGGGTGSSGMSGASGFRSGSAEQPKRSGGVSGSGSAGGSDGGGGGGRPRVQLHGSVEGDHLVVSADPQPNPESDVDREELVVEFLVDDRDDVDESDVEISGWELRVPLSAVGDRLRVHAVALSESYSVPDSVEFRRDAMADGGSEVESVPSPDDDADAITISRPNDPPEWAKEVTLYEIYVRGFASDDDEAETTFEALEKRLDYLAELGVDCLWLTPVLQNDHAPHGYNIVDFYEIAEDLGTREDYEAFVEAAHDRGMKVLFDLVLNHSARDHPFFQDAYENPDSEYYDWYDWQDSGEPETYFDWEFIANFDYTTLEVRRHLLDAVDRWFEIADGFRCDMAWAVPDTFWQEVRDRVKSRDPEFLLLDETIPYVADFHNGMFDMHFDTTLYFTMRQVGRGHQPAEAILDAVDQRAEVGFPPHAAFMLYVENHDETRYLVECGDDAAMAAAGALFTLPGVPMLYGGQELGQRGRRDALAWDHAREDIREHYERLIDVRNETPALGYDGAFRRIDYETDTETAVAFAREGPEETYVCALNFGEEPATVAVDGLSVDSTDLVSGESVAAADGLRVESVAVLRAE from the coding sequence ATGGCCGTGGGCGAGACGGTACAACTCGCGCCGCGGGACCCCGACCCGGACGCGTCGTACCGTTGGCGAGTACAGAGCGCGCCGGTCGGCAGCCACCTCGAACTCGGCGACGAACCGGTCGTCGACTTCGCGCCCGACGCCGCCGGGAAGTTCGTCGTCGAACTCGACGCCCCCGACGGGACGCACGAACTCACGCTCCGCGTCTTCCAAGGCGACAAAGTCCCCGTCGGCGGCGGCACCGGGTCCTCGGGGATGAGCGGTGCCAGCGGGTTCCGGAGCGGTTCGGCGGAGCAACCGAAGCGAAGCGGCGGCGTCTCCGGGTCGGGGTCGGCCGGCGGGTCCGACGGCGGCGGTGGCGGCGGCCGCCCGCGCGTCCAACTCCACGGGTCCGTCGAGGGCGACCACCTCGTGGTCAGCGCGGACCCGCAACCGAACCCCGAAAGCGACGTCGACCGCGAGGAGTTGGTCGTCGAGTTCCTCGTGGACGACAGAGACGACGTAGACGAGTCGGACGTGGAGATTTCCGGGTGGGAGCTCCGCGTCCCCCTCTCGGCCGTCGGCGACCGCCTCCGCGTCCACGCCGTCGCGCTTTCGGAGTCCTACAGCGTCCCCGACAGCGTGGAGTTCAGGCGGGACGCGATGGCTGACGGCGGAAGCGAAGTCGAGTCCGTCCCGTCTCCCGACGACGACGCAGACGCCATCACGATTTCCCGGCCGAACGACCCGCCGGAGTGGGCCAAGGAGGTGACCCTCTACGAGATTTACGTCCGCGGGTTCGCCTCCGACGACGACGAGGCCGAGACCACGTTCGAGGCGTTGGAGAAGCGCCTCGACTACCTCGCGGAACTCGGCGTGGACTGCCTGTGGCTGACGCCGGTCCTCCAGAACGACCACGCGCCGCACGGCTACAATATCGTGGACTTCTACGAGATAGCCGAGGACCTCGGCACGCGGGAGGACTACGAGGCGTTCGTCGAGGCCGCCCACGACCGGGGGATGAAGGTGCTTTTCGACCTCGTGTTGAACCACTCCGCGCGGGACCACCCGTTCTTTCAGGACGCGTACGAGAACCCCGACTCGGAGTACTACGACTGGTACGACTGGCAGGACAGCGGCGAACCGGAGACGTACTTCGACTGGGAGTTCATCGCCAACTTCGATTACACGACGTTGGAGGTCCGTCGGCACCTACTCGACGCCGTGGACCGCTGGTTCGAAATCGCGGACGGCTTCCGCTGCGACATGGCGTGGGCCGTCCCCGACACGTTCTGGCAGGAGGTCCGCGACCGGGTGAAATCGAGGGACCCGGAGTTCTTGCTCTTGGACGAGACCATCCCGTACGTCGCGGACTTCCACAACGGGATGTTCGACATGCACTTCGACACGACGCTGTACTTCACGATGCGGCAGGTCGGCCGCGGCCACCAACCCGCCGAGGCGATTTTAGACGCCGTGGACCAACGCGCCGAGGTGGGGTTCCCGCCGCACGCGGCGTTCATGCTGTACGTCGAGAACCACGACGAGACGCGCTACCTCGTCGAGTGTGGCGACGACGCGGCGATGGCGGCCGCGGGCGCGTTGTTCACCCTTCCGGGCGTCCCGATGCTGTACGGCGGGCAGGAACTCGGGCAACGCGGCCGCCGCGACGCCCTCGCGTGGGACCACGCCCGCGAGGACATCCGCGAGCACTACGAACGACTCATCGACGTTCGCAACGAGACGCCCGCGCTCGGGTACGACGGCGCGTTCCGCCGCATCGACTACGAGACGGACACCGAGACGGCCGTCGCCTTCGCCCGCGAGGGTCCCGAGGAGACGTACGTCTGCGCCCTGAACTTCGGCGAGGAACCCGCGACCGTCGCCGTAGATGGTCTCTCGGTCGATTCGACGGACCTCGTCTCCGGCGAGAGCGTCGCCGCCGCCGACGGCCTGCGCGTCGAGAGCGTCGCCGTCCTCCGCGCGGAGTGA
- a CDS encoding DEAD/DEAH box helicase, which produces MDELVEWLRGRPYYDGQIRDHRRVEARDPEFADIDLEPRLASALESEGIDRLYRHQAEAIEAVRDGENVVLATQTASGKSLAYTVPAFERAMDHGGRTLYLGPQNALVADQAESLSDLARGLGFGSRVSVEQYTGRLSKSEKRDVRKRRPTVVLSNPDMLHYALLPHAHRLWEWFFSSLETVVIDEVHGYRGVFGSHVALTLRRLNRVCERFGSDPQYVCCSATIGNPVEHAARVTGTDESSFRLVDEDTSGTGATHWVLWNPPEYRDENRGSGRRRSSHVETKSLFVDLLSRGHQTLAFTRARQAAERYATESAEDLRERGQSEAAAGVSAYQAALKHEKRREIEAGLHDGSVTGVWSTNALELGVDVGGLDAVLIDGYPGTRMSAFQQAGRAGRGDDDALVVLVGGEDQLDQYLMNHPEEFWEGDPERAISNPENEELLPDHVKSAAAENWLSPADEAHFGETFPDVVSSLEAAGELARRETEKGMRWTHSGDGSPQHEMSLRTIESREVDLLDGRSNEVIASLSFGDALRDAHRGAIYHHQGQSYEVTKLDLDRDTAILQPTWAEYYTRVLHDKTITVEEDLRSKELSARPDTEVRFAEVTMRKQITGFERRDPKRGEAIGQESLDLPETTLRTKVLYFTVPRDVEIEMRERGGEYGFNGGIHAAEHGMISLFPLSFLCDRGDIGGLSTPHHPHTDRSTIFVYDGYPGGVGLTESGYGEVETLMRRTREMIADCDCEDGCPACVQSPHCGNANDPLSKAEAVQLLSALTGG; this is translated from the coding sequence GTGGACGAGTTAGTGGAGTGGCTCCGCGGCCGACCGTACTACGATGGGCAGATACGCGACCACCGACGGGTCGAGGCGCGCGACCCGGAGTTCGCCGATATCGACCTCGAACCGCGCCTCGCGTCGGCGCTGGAGTCGGAGGGAATCGACCGCCTCTACCGCCACCAAGCCGAGGCGATCGAGGCGGTTCGCGACGGCGAGAACGTCGTGTTGGCGACGCAGACGGCCAGCGGAAAGAGCCTCGCGTACACCGTCCCGGCGTTCGAACGCGCGATGGACCACGGCGGCCGGACGCTGTATCTCGGCCCGCAGAACGCTCTCGTCGCGGACCAAGCCGAGAGCCTCTCGGACCTCGCTCGCGGACTCGGCTTCGGCAGTCGCGTCTCCGTCGAACAGTACACCGGACGGCTCTCGAAGTCGGAGAAGCGCGACGTTCGGAAGCGCCGCCCGACGGTGGTGCTCTCGAACCCCGACATGCTCCACTACGCGCTTCTCCCGCACGCACACCGCCTCTGGGAGTGGTTCTTCTCCTCGCTGGAAACTGTCGTCATAGACGAGGTGCACGGCTACCGCGGCGTCTTCGGAAGCCACGTCGCCCTCACCCTCCGGCGGTTGAACCGCGTCTGCGAACGCTTCGGGAGCGACCCGCAGTACGTCTGCTGTTCTGCGACCATCGGCAACCCCGTCGAACACGCCGCCCGGGTCACCGGCACGGACGAGTCGTCGTTCCGCCTCGTGGACGAGGACACCAGCGGAACGGGCGCGACGCACTGGGTGCTGTGGAACCCGCCGGAGTACCGCGACGAGAACCGCGGAAGCGGACGCAGACGCTCCAGTCACGTCGAGACGAAGAGCCTGTTCGTGGACCTGCTCTCCCGCGGCCACCAGACGCTGGCGTTCACCCGCGCCCGGCAGGCCGCAGAGCGGTACGCCACCGAGAGCGCCGAGGACCTGCGCGAACGCGGACAGAGCGAGGCGGCGGCGGGCGTCTCGGCGTACCAAGCCGCCCTCAAACACGAGAAGCGCCGGGAGATAGAGGCCGGACTGCACGACGGGAGCGTCACCGGCGTCTGGTCGACGAACGCCCTCGAACTCGGCGTGGACGTCGGCGGGTTGGACGCCGTGCTCATCGACGGCTACCCCGGCACCCGGATGTCGGCGTTCCAGCAGGCGGGACGGGCCGGACGCGGCGACGACGACGCCCTCGTCGTCCTCGTCGGCGGCGAGGACCAACTCGACCAGTACCTGATGAACCACCCCGAGGAGTTCTGGGAGGGCGACCCCGAACGCGCCATCTCGAACCCCGAAAACGAGGAACTCCTGCCGGACCACGTGAAGAGCGCCGCCGCCGAGAACTGGCTCTCGCCCGCCGACGAGGCGCACTTCGGCGAGACGTTCCCCGACGTGGTGTCCTCGCTGGAGGCGGCGGGCGAACTCGCCCGGCGGGAGACGGAGAAGGGGATGCGCTGGACGCACTCCGGCGACGGCAGTCCGCAACACGAGATGAGCCTGCGGACCATCGAGAGTCGGGAGGTGGACTTGCTCGACGGCCGGTCGAACGAGGTCATCGCCTCCCTGTCGTTCGGAGACGCCCTGCGGGACGCCCACCGCGGCGCGATATACCACCACCAGGGCCAGTCGTACGAGGTGACGAAGCTCGATTTGGACCGCGACACGGCGATACTGCAACCGACGTGGGCGGAGTACTACACGCGCGTCCTCCACGACAAGACCATCACCGTCGAGGAGGACCTGCGGTCGAAGGAACTGTCGGCCCGGCCCGACACCGAAGTCCGGTTCGCCGAGGTGACGATGCGGAAGCAGATTACCGGATTCGAGCGCAGGGACCCCAAGCGCGGCGAGGCCATCGGGCAGGAGTCGCTGGACCTACCGGAGACGACGCTCCGAACGAAAGTGCTGTACTTCACCGTCCCGCGCGACGTGGAAATCGAGATGCGCGAACGGGGCGGGGAGTACGGCTTCAACGGCGGCATCCACGCGGCGGAACACGGGATGATTTCGCTGTTCCCGCTCTCGTTTCTCTGCGATAGAGGGGACATCGGCGGCCTCTCGACGCCGCACCACCCCCACACGGACCGATCGACGATATTCGTCTACGACGGCTACCCCGGCGGCGTCGGCCTGACAGAGAGCGGATACGGCGAAGTTGAGACGCTGATGCGGCGGACGAGGGAGATGATAGCCGACTGCGACTGCGAGGACGGCTGTCCCGCCTGCGTGCAGTCGCCGCACTGCGGCAACGCCAACGACCCCCTCTCGAAGGCGGAGGCGGTGCAGTTGCTCTCCGCGCTCACCGGGGGCTGA